The following coding sequences are from one Natrarchaeobaculum sulfurireducens window:
- a CDS encoding branched-chain amino acid transaminase, protein MGFDEMDVDTIWMDGEFVDWDEAQIHVLTHGLHYGTGVFEGARCYDTENGPAIFRWEEHLERLFQSAKPYEMEIDFTVEELTEATKALIRRQELPSCYIRPLAYYGYNSLGVSPKDCPTRVAIAVWPWGAYLGEEALENGIDVMVSSWRKHASSQIPTNAKTTGLYVNSMLAGEEARRNGYAEAIVLNKEGNVAEGPGENVFLVRDGEIYTPGLSESILDGITRDTVIELAEDLGYTVHDDVSISRGELNTADELFFTGSAAEVTPIRKVDNVVIGDGSRGPITGEIQQEFFDVVERKTDAYDEWFEYVE, encoded by the coding sequence ATGGGATTCGACGAGATGGACGTCGACACGATCTGGATGGACGGAGAGTTCGTCGACTGGGACGAGGCACAGATTCACGTGCTCACTCACGGACTCCACTACGGGACCGGCGTTTTCGAGGGAGCGCGCTGTTATGACACCGAAAACGGGCCGGCTATCTTCCGCTGGGAAGAACACCTGGAACGACTCTTCCAGTCGGCCAAGCCGTACGAGATGGAGATCGACTTCACGGTCGAGGAACTGACCGAGGCGACGAAAGCACTCATCAGACGGCAGGAACTGCCTTCCTGTTACATCCGCCCGCTCGCCTACTACGGCTACAACTCGCTGGGTGTCAGCCCGAAAGACTGTCCGACCCGTGTTGCGATTGCTGTCTGGCCCTGGGGTGCCTACCTCGGCGAGGAGGCCCTGGAGAACGGCATCGACGTGATGGTCTCCTCGTGGCGCAAGCACGCCTCGAGTCAGATCCCGACGAACGCGAAGACGACCGGACTGTACGTCAACAGCATGCTCGCGGGCGAGGAGGCCCGTCGCAACGGCTACGCCGAGGCAATCGTCCTCAACAAGGAGGGCAACGTCGCCGAGGGTCCAGGTGAGAACGTCTTCCTCGTTCGCGACGGTGAGATTTACACGCCCGGACTCTCGGAGTCGATCCTCGACGGCATCACCCGTGACACCGTGATCGAACTCGCCGAGGACCTCGGCTATACGGTCCACGACGACGTCTCGATCTCACGTGGAGAGCTCAACACCGCCGACGAACTGTTCTTCACCGGATCGGCGGCCGAAGTCACCCCCATCCGGAAAGTCGACAACGTCGTCATCGGCGATGGGTCGCGCGGACCGATCACCGGAGAGATTCAACAGGAGTTCTTCGACGTGGTCGAGCGCAAGACCGACGCCTATGACGAGTGGTTCGAATACGTCGAGTAA
- a CDS encoding winged helix-turn-helix transcriptional regulator, with translation MRTDSPDDIAAHTGIPKSTVQYRLSRLKEDGVVLDDRYDIDLEKFGLRITVITEYDDEYHERVIKNSPPSRASLRFTSRWATPTSSVSHISRTDGWSTGSFAITR, from the coding sequence ATACGAACCGACAGCCCGGACGATATCGCAGCACACACCGGCATTCCCAAGTCGACGGTTCAGTATCGGCTCTCGCGGCTCAAAGAAGACGGCGTCGTACTCGACGATCGCTACGACATCGACCTCGAGAAATTCGGTCTCCGAATCACGGTGATCACCGAGTACGACGACGAGTACCACGAGCGGGTGATCAAGAACTCGCCCCCATCGAGGGCGTCACTCAGGTTCACTTCACGATGGGCGACACCGACTTCATCGGTATCGCACATCTCACGGACCGACGGATGGTCCACTGGCTCATTCGCGATTACGAGGTGA
- a CDS encoding aspartate aminotransferase family protein has protein sequence MSEQSSNSSVVDGYDDHVMPIWKSLHVPVKRAEGCTFEDFDGNEYLDLFSGISVTNVGHGNEAVVEAATDQLEEFVHGCSYLHPAEPVADLAAKIAEVTPGDLEKTFFCNSGTESVEGAVKLARKYTGSKEVIALEMGFHGRTLGSLALTGNKGYKKGMAPTINDVSHTSPPYGYRCSRCDGGPCDASCADDLERVIGSHTSGDLAAIVVEPVMGEAGIVVPPKAWLGRVQEIAHEHDALLIADEVQTGYGRTGELFATEHFDVVPDILTQAKGIANGLPLGAFTASAEIADAFDSGDHLSTFGGNPVACAAALATIDELQNGLVDNAREQGEWLAAELETLESEFDVVGETRGLGLMWGVELVDPSGEGPQHVAPKPDADLAGQVGDYLREESNVVMGVGGYYKNVMRFQPPLSITREQLEYAVDELRTALETVA, from the coding sequence ATGTCCGAGCAATCCTCGAACTCGTCGGTCGTCGACGGCTACGACGACCACGTGATGCCAATCTGGAAGTCCCTGCACGTCCCCGTAAAACGGGCCGAGGGCTGCACCTTCGAAGACTTCGACGGAAACGAGTACCTCGACCTGTTCTCGGGGATCTCGGTTACGAACGTCGGCCACGGTAACGAGGCCGTCGTCGAGGCCGCGACCGACCAACTCGAGGAGTTCGTTCACGGCTGTTCGTATCTCCACCCGGCAGAGCCCGTCGCCGATCTCGCTGCGAAGATCGCCGAGGTAACGCCTGGCGACCTCGAGAAGACGTTCTTCTGTAACTCCGGAACTGAGTCGGTCGAAGGTGCCGTCAAGCTCGCCCGCAAGTACACCGGTTCGAAGGAGGTCATCGCCCTCGAGATGGGCTTTCACGGCCGAACCCTCGGGAGCCTCGCGCTCACCGGAAACAAGGGTTACAAGAAGGGTATGGCCCCGACGATCAACGACGTTTCCCACACCTCGCCGCCGTACGGCTACCGCTGTTCGCGGTGTGACGGCGGTCCCTGTGACGCGAGCTGTGCCGACGACCTCGAGCGTGTAATCGGCTCGCACACGAGCGGTGATCTCGCGGCCATCGTCGTCGAGCCTGTGATGGGCGAAGCCGGCATCGTCGTCCCGCCGAAAGCGTGGCTCGGACGCGTCCAGGAGATCGCCCACGAACACGACGCGTTGCTCATCGCCGACGAAGTCCAGACCGGCTACGGCCGAACCGGCGAGCTGTTCGCGACCGAGCACTTCGATGTCGTCCCCGACATCCTCACGCAGGCGAAAGGGATCGCCAACGGCCTCCCGCTCGGTGCGTTCACCGCATCGGCAGAGATCGCAGACGCCTTCGACTCCGGCGATCACCTCTCGACGTTCGGCGGCAACCCCGTCGCCTGTGCGGCCGCACTCGCCACCATCGATGAACTTCAAAACGGACTGGTCGATAACGCCCGCGAGCAGGGCGAGTGGCTCGCGGCCGAACTCGAGACGCTCGAGTCGGAGTTCGACGTCGTCGGCGAGACGCGGGGCCTCGGCCTGATGTGGGGTGTCGAACTCGTCGATCCGTCCGGGGAAGGGCCACAGCACGTCGCGCCCAAGCCTGACGCCGACCTCGCCGGACAGGTTGGCGACTACCTCCGCGAGGAGTCGAACGTCGTGATGGGCGTCGGCGGCTACTACAAGAACGTCATGCGGTTCCAGCCGCCGCTGTCGATCACGCGCGAACAGCTCGAGTATGCCGTCGACGAACTCCGAACTGCTCTCGAGACGGTCGCCTAA
- a CDS encoding beta-propeller fold lactonase family protein: MHKELNRRRFVQVAAGGTVVALAGCLGDDDDDEELEESADDSDGHDDHEDDGDNDDGEFEGSEGMIYAFAPNTIAIIDPEDGEVVDEITDGLDDEGWGDPRITADYSEIYVIRESPSQVLVIDTKAREIVDEVDIGPDATHMYHPNDEEMWAHSDDEGTFYVIDTDSHDVTEIVESGLENEGHGKLLYHEDFGSTAYATNVNDPGVAVIDLESYERSDFIEFADEDDQGTHYKAYSPENGRAYVEFGDETVVVDTETDEIVDTFDFAGGMYLSSDEQVLGVLDGDEVRFLDATSEDSEELGVVPVGDGPDALRYHESEDTRYAITAHTQTDEASIIDVDELEVVDIVDVGDIERPEDAHHLHRSGVAGDGYFVTPADADGIVAVVDIEASEVEHVEVEDGVDTVQYVGDSGVGYSGRLR, from the coding sequence ATGCACAAAGAGCTGAACCGACGGCGTTTCGTACAGGTCGCTGCGGGTGGCACCGTCGTCGCCCTCGCCGGCTGCCTTGGTGACGACGATGACGACGAGGAACTCGAGGAATCTGCCGACGATAGCGACGGCCACGACGACCACGAAGACGACGGCGACAATGACGACGGGGAATTCGAGGGAAGCGAGGGGATGATCTACGCCTTCGCGCCGAACACTATCGCCATCATCGATCCCGAAGACGGCGAGGTCGTCGACGAGATTACCGACGGCCTCGACGACGAAGGCTGGGGCGATCCGCGTATCACGGCCGACTATAGCGAAATCTACGTTATTCGAGAGTCTCCATCGCAGGTCCTGGTGATCGACACCAAGGCACGCGAGATCGTCGACGAGGTCGATATCGGACCCGATGCGACTCACATGTACCATCCGAACGACGAGGAGATGTGGGCCCACAGCGACGACGAGGGAACGTTTTACGTCATCGATACCGACTCCCACGACGTGACGGAGATCGTCGAGTCCGGCCTCGAGAACGAAGGCCACGGCAAACTGCTCTACCACGAGGACTTCGGCTCGACGGCCTATGCGACCAACGTGAACGATCCCGGCGTGGCCGTGATCGACCTCGAGAGCTACGAGCGCAGTGACTTCATCGAGTTCGCCGACGAGGACGACCAGGGGACCCACTACAAGGCCTATAGTCCCGAGAACGGGCGTGCATACGTCGAGTTCGGCGACGAGACGGTCGTCGTCGACACCGAGACCGACGAGATCGTCGACACGTTCGACTTCGCGGGTGGAATGTATCTCTCGTCCGACGAACAGGTCCTCGGCGTCCTCGACGGCGACGAGGTCAGATTCCTCGACGCCACCAGCGAGGACAGCGAAGAACTCGGCGTCGTCCCTGTCGGCGACGGGCCCGACGCCCTCCGGTACCACGAGAGCGAGGACACACGCTACGCGATCACGGCTCACACACAGACCGACGAGGCCTCCATCATCGACGTCGACGAACTCGAGGTCGTCGACATCGTCGACGTCGGCGACATCGAACGACCCGAAGACGCACACCACCTCCACCGGTCCGGCGTCGCCGGGGACGGCTACTTCGTCACGCCCGCGGACGCCGATGGGATCGTCGCCGTCGTCGATATCGAAGCCAGCGAGGTCGAACACGTCGAGGTCGAAGACGGCGTCGACACCGTCCAGTACGTCGGTGACTCCGGCGTCGGCTACTCCGGCAGACTCAGATAA
- a CDS encoding YncE family protein — MTPSTADSVERRSVIGAAGGLAITALAGCLGNGSDGAADDSDDDSNGDEPDAIGSDGLVYAFSPDRISILDPTEGEVVDEITDGFDDESWADPQITHDYERIFVVEESLSQVHVLDTETRTHETAIDVGPGINHIYHPVDDEIWVHADDEGTFYVIDVDTLEVSEIVESGLDGEGHGKLLYHESMGDTGYATNVNDPGIPAIDLEAYERTAFLEFGEAGGTHYKAYGPRNGLAYVEYVGGTTVVDTETDEIVDELDFTGGMFLSPDEDRLAIVDDEVHFVDVTSEESDVLASLAIDGGPSTVRFGPAGAFAFVANAESADVAVIDVSELEEVDRLEAGETDSRNRMAVSGEDYFITPADGDESVAVVDMTAQDVELIEVGDSVDTVQYVGDSGTGYTGRYR, encoded by the coding sequence ATGACTCCGAGTACGGCCGACTCAGTCGAGCGACGATCGGTTATCGGGGCCGCTGGCGGACTCGCGATCACGGCTCTTGCTGGCTGTCTCGGCAATGGTTCCGACGGCGCTGCAGACGACAGCGATGACGACAGCAACGGAGACGAACCCGATGCTATCGGTAGTGACGGGCTCGTCTACGCGTTCTCCCCGGATCGGATCTCGATCCTCGACCCCACCGAGGGCGAGGTCGTCGACGAAATTACCGACGGGTTCGACGACGAGTCGTGGGCAGACCCACAGATCACACACGATTACGAACGGATATTCGTCGTCGAAGAGTCGCTCAGTCAGGTCCACGTTCTCGATACCGAAACACGCACGCACGAAACCGCAATCGACGTCGGTCCAGGTATCAACCACATCTACCACCCAGTCGACGACGAAATCTGGGTACACGCTGACGACGAAGGCACATTTTACGTGATCGATGTCGACACGCTCGAGGTGAGCGAGATCGTCGAGTCCGGCCTCGATGGGGAAGGCCACGGCAAGCTCCTCTACCACGAGTCGATGGGCGACACCGGGTACGCGACGAACGTCAACGATCCCGGAATACCTGCGATCGACCTCGAGGCCTACGAACGAACGGCGTTCCTCGAGTTCGGCGAGGCTGGTGGGACTCACTACAAGGCCTACGGCCCGAGAAACGGTCTCGCGTACGTCGAGTACGTCGGTGGGACGACTGTCGTCGACACCGAAACCGACGAGATCGTCGACGAACTCGATTTTACCGGCGGGATGTTCCTCTCGCCCGACGAGGATCGACTCGCGATCGTTGACGACGAGGTCCATTTCGTGGACGTAACCAGCGAGGAGAGTGACGTCCTGGCTAGCCTCGCGATCGATGGAGGGCCCTCGACGGTCCGCTTCGGACCGGCGGGAGCGTTCGCCTTCGTCGCGAACGCCGAGTCGGCCGACGTGGCCGTTATCGACGTCTCCGAACTCGAGGAAGTCGACCGACTCGAAGCCGGTGAAACCGACAGCCGGAATCGGATGGCTGTTTCCGGGGAGGACTACTTCATTACGCCAGCTGATGGAGACGAGTCGGTCGCCGTCGTCGATATGACCGCCCAGGACGTCGAGCTAATCGAGGTCGGCGATTCCGTCGATACCGTCCAGTACGTCGGTGACTCCGGAACCGGGTATACAGGTCGATACCGATGA
- a CDS encoding copper resistance CopC/CopD family protein, whose protein sequence is MTDRDRSVRLSVTLLLIVLALGALVLVSMTTPVAAHAYLSETDPGNGEQVDSLPEEVTLYFSGDGVVNADITVEGPDGEVVSDEPEIDPDDTQVVDVPIDETAAVEGMYTVDWEVLADDGHTTSGSFFFAVGDEPLDRDAVLEAYEDDEADESVPPLEAGAKSVLVVGVVGLLGVPAVALFAVGPAFARAGSSRQETVNRRLSVLIAVAAFCTLVGALALGIGRAAGTGALSIGTLVEFTETPLGQAWLLQSVLAVSLAGLAGVGLKRLVSRRGLYWGTFLGGLLVTLSVAWTSHSATAIDRLNGTIIDFVHLFGAGLWVGGLAVLALAVVPAIRTASPADGAALLSRTVRRFSVLALVGVTLVLTTGFILASWHVPTADGLFETDYGLVLVAKLALATVALGLGGLNRFVLLSRLEPSVPSRPADTSRPVSTDGGTESADRERSIGQFVRSVRLEFALLVAVLVLSGVLTSAPTAAVAGEGDELTESTIEYEYDDVLLEVTVFPVAEDEADDALTLTADEPIVFEAAFVEDGELVESEQSVRLLLSDEDGSDQEVELEEIDDGGYATVQPLSSEGTWELRLTGAPGGTYVSEWIDATVVPAADDAHDHGDHGDESDGSDDSDDSDDDLVVHDHGHDHGDHDHGNHTTSIDYSDERPSFFQTLLRFVAVLTVVVGGLAVTLESLWLRANWDD, encoded by the coding sequence ATGACCGACCGCGACCGGTCTGTCCGTTTGAGCGTAACGCTTCTTCTGATCGTCCTCGCCCTCGGAGCGTTGGTGCTGGTGAGTATGACGACGCCGGTCGCGGCCCACGCCTACCTGAGCGAGACCGACCCCGGCAACGGTGAGCAAGTCGACTCGCTGCCCGAGGAGGTGACGCTTTACTTCTCGGGCGATGGCGTCGTCAACGCCGATATCACCGTCGAAGGTCCCGACGGCGAGGTCGTCTCCGACGAACCGGAGATCGACCCCGACGACACCCAGGTCGTCGACGTCCCCATCGACGAAACAGCCGCTGTGGAGGGGATGTACACCGTCGACTGGGAGGTGCTCGCCGACGACGGCCACACGACCTCGGGATCGTTCTTCTTCGCCGTTGGTGACGAGCCACTCGACCGTGACGCCGTCCTCGAGGCGTACGAAGACGACGAGGCCGACGAGTCGGTGCCGCCGCTCGAGGCAGGCGCGAAGTCGGTGTTGGTCGTCGGCGTCGTCGGGCTACTCGGGGTACCAGCAGTCGCGTTGTTCGCGGTAGGACCGGCGTTCGCTCGAGCCGGCTCGAGTCGACAGGAGACCGTAAACCGTCGGCTCTCCGTACTGATCGCGGTCGCTGCGTTCTGTACGCTGGTCGGTGCGCTCGCGCTCGGTATTGGCAGAGCCGCCGGAACCGGGGCGCTCTCTATCGGTACGCTCGTCGAGTTCACCGAAACGCCGCTCGGGCAGGCCTGGCTCCTCCAGAGCGTGCTGGCTGTCTCGCTCGCCGGGCTCGCCGGAGTCGGGCTCAAGCGGTTGGTCTCGAGACGGGGGCTCTACTGGGGGACGTTCCTCGGCGGCCTCCTCGTCACCCTCTCGGTCGCCTGGACGAGCCACTCGGCGACTGCCATCGACCGGCTGAACGGGACGATCATCGACTTCGTCCACCTCTTCGGCGCTGGGCTGTGGGTCGGCGGGTTGGCCGTCCTCGCGCTCGCTGTCGTCCCGGCGATCCGAACCGCCTCGCCAGCGGACGGCGCGGCGCTGCTCTCCCGGACGGTTCGTCGGTTCTCCGTTCTCGCGCTCGTCGGCGTCACTCTCGTACTCACGACCGGGTTCATCCTCGCCTCGTGGCACGTCCCGACGGCCGACGGCCTCTTCGAGACCGACTACGGGCTCGTCCTCGTCGCCAAACTGGCCCTCGCAACGGTCGCACTCGGGCTGGGGGGACTCAACCGGTTCGTCCTGCTCTCACGGCTCGAACCGTCCGTCCCTTCCCGCCCGGCCGACACATCGAGGCCGGTGAGCACCGACGGGGGCACCGAGTCAGCCGATCGGGAGCGATCGATCGGACAATTCGTTCGCAGCGTCCGCCTCGAGTTCGCCCTCTTGGTGGCCGTGTTGGTGCTCTCGGGTGTACTCACGTCGGCCCCGACGGCCGCAGTCGCTGGTGAAGGCGACGAACTCACGGAGTCGACGATCGAGTACGAGTACGACGACGTCCTCCTCGAGGTCACCGTCTTCCCCGTCGCCGAAGACGAGGCTGACGACGCGCTGACTCTCACGGCGGACGAACCGATCGTCTTCGAGGCCGCGTTCGTCGAAGACGGCGAGCTCGTCGAGTCGGAGCAGTCCGTCCGGTTGCTGCTTAGCGACGAGGACGGCTCCGATCAAGAGGTCGAACTCGAGGAGATCGACGACGGAGGTTACGCGACCGTCCAGCCGCTTTCGAGTGAGGGGACGTGGGAACTTCGTCTCACCGGCGCGCCCGGCGGAACCTACGTAAGCGAGTGGATCGACGCGACCGTCGTCCCCGCGGCGGACGATGCCCACGACCACGGCGATCACGGCGACGAGAGCGATGGCAGCGATGACAGCGATGACAGCGACGACGATCTGGTCGTTCACGACCACGGGCACGATCACGGCGATCACGACCACGGAAACCACACCACCTCCATCGACTACAGCGACGAGAGACCGTCGTTCTTCCAGACGCTTTTGCGGTTCGTCGCGGTCTTAACGGTGGTCGTAGGCGGTCTGGCGGTCACCCTCGAGTCGCTATGGCTCCGGGCAAACTGGGACGACTGA
- a CDS encoding DUF502 domain-containing protein has protein sequence MASWKRDFASGLIVLGPILITLYVVYWLYGLVAGITPGLILEPDALEPLIPGDGPQAQETREQLAQFLRVVVTLTVFTILTLSVGYLMRTTIGSLVERVVDNVANRVPVMRVVYNASKMAAETAFGEQESLQKPVKLEVWNGLRMTAFMTGKKTDDGRHVLFLPTSPNITTGFVIEVRPDRFTEIDEDVEDALTRVLSAGFGDADRRGMDAGVQIDVVDELSGQSTTRADSSEDGTGTAANDD, from the coding sequence ATGGCTTCGTGGAAACGGGACTTCGCGAGCGGGCTGATCGTTCTCGGCCCCATTCTCATTACGCTCTACGTCGTCTACTGGCTCTACGGTCTCGTAGCGGGTATTACCCCCGGGCTCATCCTCGAGCCGGACGCTCTCGAGCCGCTTATCCCCGGCGATGGTCCACAGGCCCAGGAGACACGGGAACAGCTCGCGCAGTTCCTCCGCGTCGTGGTCACGCTGACGGTCTTTACGATTCTTACCCTCTCTGTCGGCTATCTCATGCGGACGACCATCGGTAGTCTCGTCGAACGCGTCGTCGATAACGTCGCCAACCGCGTCCCAGTGATGCGAGTGGTCTACAACGCCTCGAAGATGGCCGCCGAGACCGCCTTCGGCGAACAGGAATCCCTGCAGAAACCGGTCAAACTCGAGGTCTGGAACGGGCTCCGTATGACCGCGTTCATGACGGGCAAGAAGACCGACGACGGCCGCCACGTGCTCTTTCTTCCGACGTCGCCGAACATCACGACCGGCTTCGTCATCGAGGTTCGACCGGACCGGTTCACCGAGATCGACGAAGACGTCGAGGACGCACTCACCCGTGTACTCAGTGCGGGTTTCGGCGACGCAGATCGCCGTGGCATGGACGCCGGCGTTCAGATCGACGTCGTCGACGAGCTGTCCGGCCAGTCGACCACGCGTGCCGACTCGAGCGAGGACGGGACAGGAACCGCGGCGAACGACGACTAA